Proteins encoded together in one Lachnospiraceae bacterium JLR.KK008 window:
- a CDS encoding transglutaminase family protein, protein MRIKQEGRKHEKDEWGTVKRMLALTASVCMFAGSCMTAAARQIVWDANMKGTVCVEDDGSFVVNEWVQSDWGEWFYFGADGLAFVWNCKEPCPIATWPDGTLYADKRIRSASGQPGQQPVFSVPSTQRDIRYQGLRQMLDSIPLYPDATSGIPEFDAMLDNIFAQIITPDMDTHDKLKACHDYIVLHMKDERYEEVGDWEDVSISDNPDIPTTYVEAYAALHSGIGVCDTYSAIFAAMAWRLGVPMYMVSGAVTTGGGGYTPHVWCQLDGPDGTVYVFDPHIDYLTTLRGNGTVSNARFGPTQAQMAGKYTKMEALFDYQ, encoded by the coding sequence ATGCGTATAAAACAGGAGGGCAGGAAACATGAGAAGGATGAGTGGGGCACAGTCAAAAGGATGTTGGCGCTGACGGCATCGGTATGTATGTTTGCAGGGAGTTGTATGACGGCGGCGGCAAGACAGATCGTCTGGGATGCGAATATGAAAGGAACTGTCTGCGTGGAGGATGACGGCAGTTTTGTAGTCAATGAGTGGGTGCAGAGCGACTGGGGAGAATGGTTTTACTTCGGAGCCGATGGCCTGGCTTTTGTATGGAACTGCAAAGAGCCATGTCCGATTGCAACCTGGCCGGATGGAACGCTATATGCGGATAAAAGGATTCGAAGCGCTTCGGGACAGCCGGGGCAGCAGCCAGTCTTCAGTGTGCCGAGCACGCAGAGAGACATTCGCTATCAGGGCCTTCGTCAAATGCTGGATTCTATCCCCTTGTATCCGGATGCGACAAGTGGGATACCGGAGTTTGACGCAATGCTGGACAATATTTTTGCACAGATAATTACGCCGGATATGGATACCCATGATAAACTGAAAGCCTGTCATGATTATATCGTCCTCCATATGAAAGACGAAAGATATGAAGAGGTGGGTGATTGGGAAGACGTCTCCATATCCGACAATCCTGACATTCCTACTACTTATGTGGAAGCCTATGCAGCGCTGCATTCCGGAATCGGTGTCTGTGACACATACAGTGCGATTTTTGCGGCGATGGCATGGAGACTGGGAGTGCCCATGTATATGGTGTCCGGTGCCGTGACTACAGGCGGAGGCGGTTATACTCCTCACGTGTGGTGTCAGTTAGACGGCCCTGACGGTACGGTTTATGTATTCGATCCTCATATTGATTATCTGACTACGCTGCGGGGGAACGGTACGGTGAGCAATGCGCGCTTTGGACCGACCCAGGCGCAGATGGCAGGGAAATATACAAAGATGGAAGCTTTGTTTGATTATCAGTAA
- a CDS encoding dicarboxylate/amino acid:cation symporter, which produces MKKIISSLPVRLLIGVVLGIIAGLAANESVMLVVVSIKYILNQMILFCVPLIIIGFIAPSITKLGQNATRLLGVAVGIAYVSSLGAALFSMLAGYGLIPHLSIVTEVEGLKELPGVLFQLDIPQIMPVMSALVLSLLLGLAVTWTRAEVFTKLLDEFQKIVLSVVTKVVIPLLPVYIAFTFCALAYEGTITVQLPVFIEVVLIVMAGHYIWLALLYLIGGIYSGKSPLEVLKNYGPAYLTAVGTMSSAATLAVALRCAKKAGNVLRDDMIDFGIPLFANIHLCGSVLTEVFFVMTISKILYGSIPPVSTMVLFCVLLGVFAVGAPGVPGGTVMASLGLITGVLQFDGMGTALMLTIFALQDSFGTACNVTGDGALTMMLTGYVQRRGIKVTESDMRINRQT; this is translated from the coding sequence ATGAAAAAAATCATATCAAGTTTGCCGGTCAGACTGCTGATTGGTGTTGTTTTGGGCATTATCGCCGGTCTGGCGGCCAATGAATCGGTGATGCTCGTTGTCGTTTCGATCAAGTATATCCTGAACCAGATGATTTTGTTCTGTGTACCGCTGATCATTATCGGCTTTATTGCGCCGTCGATTACGAAACTGGGGCAGAATGCCACCAGGCTGCTGGGGGTGGCGGTAGGGATCGCCTACGTTTCTTCTCTGGGCGCGGCGTTGTTTTCCATGCTGGCCGGCTATGGCCTGATTCCGCATCTGTCTATTGTGACGGAGGTTGAGGGATTGAAAGAGCTGCCGGGAGTTTTGTTCCAGCTGGACATTCCGCAGATCATGCCTGTAATGAGTGCGCTCGTACTTTCGCTGCTGCTCGGTCTGGCGGTGACATGGACGAGGGCAGAAGTATTTACAAAACTGCTTGACGAGTTTCAGAAGATTGTACTCAGTGTGGTGACAAAGGTTGTGATTCCGCTTTTGCCGGTTTATATTGCCTTTACGTTCTGTGCCCTTGCCTATGAGGGAACGATCACGGTACAGCTTCCGGTATTTATTGAAGTCGTATTGATTGTGATGGCAGGACACTATATCTGGCTGGCTCTGTTATATCTCATTGGCGGAATCTATTCGGGAAAAAGCCCTTTGGAAGTGCTGAAAAATTATGGGCCCGCCTATCTCACGGCCGTTGGTACGATGTCATCTGCGGCAACGCTGGCTGTGGCGCTCCGCTGCGCGAAAAAGGCGGGAAATGTACTTCGGGATGATATGATAGATTTCGGCATTCCGCTATTTGCCAACATTCATCTGTGTGGCTCGGTACTGACGGAAGTCTTCTTCGTGATGACGATTTCCAAGATCTTATACGGAAGTATTCCGCCTGTGAGCACAATGGTACTGTTCTGTGTGCTGCTTGGGGTATTTGCGGTAGGCGCGCCGGGGGTTCCGGGAGGAACCGTTATGGCGTCGCTTGGTCTGATCACGGGCGTTTTACAATTTGACGGTATGGGGACGGCGCTGATGCTGACGATTTTTGCACTTCAGGACAGCTTCGGTACAGCCTGCAACGTGACCGGGGACGGCGCGCTGACGATGATGCTGACCGGTTATGTGCAGAGGCGGGGGATCAAGGTCACGGAGTCTGACATGAGGATCAACCGGCAGACCTGA
- a CDS encoding bifunctional UDP-sugar hydrolase/5'-nucleotidase has product MKKLWKRLLVVMMATIMMVSTGSAPVANAAEKSHEGDLVVIHTNDIHGRFDTVEEKQLGMAAVASLKDYYESKGADVLLLDAGDFSQGTTLVSYYEGASAVLFMNAAGYDAVTLGNHEFDYGFEALQVMAGYADFPILAANILDKKTGEPYFGDNQIFEFGDKKVGVFGLDTAEAQTKASPKNVKDITILDGQELYACAQAQVDELKAQGCNYIICVGHLGIDDESAGRRSTDLSANTTGIDLFIDGHSHTEMDGGITINDTLITSTGSYLENIGVVVYDGEEETASLVSVKDYQGGYDAAVDSFVKAHQEIVETAYSGLFATTAVDLNGEKEPGVRTQETNLGDFAADAYRYAAQQYFGNEITIDGAIQNGGGVRASIPAGPISMNTLYTVFPFGNSVSVVKVTGAQLLEALEASCFACPSALGGFPQVSGIEFTIDTTVPFVQGAQYPDSTYYAPAVPGSRVTIHKVGDRAFSLTDSYYIAVNNFMAAGGDTYYVFTQAEEVIDTGVIDAEGLISYVDSMDGLIGEAYAVPKGNIVIK; this is encoded by the coding sequence ATGAAGAAACTATGGAAACGATTGTTGGTCGTCATGATGGCAACGATCATGATGGTCAGCACAGGGTCGGCGCCTGTGGCCAACGCTGCCGAAAAATCCCATGAGGGCGATCTGGTAGTGATACATACCAATGATATTCATGGGCGTTTTGATACCGTGGAAGAAAAACAGCTTGGTATGGCAGCGGTGGCAAGTCTGAAAGACTATTATGAATCAAAAGGCGCCGATGTGCTTCTGCTTGATGCGGGGGATTTTTCGCAGGGCACGACGCTTGTCAGCTATTATGAGGGAGCATCGGCGGTTCTTTTTATGAACGCTGCAGGATATGATGCGGTTACTCTGGGTAATCATGAATTTGACTATGGATTTGAGGCGCTGCAGGTGATGGCAGGGTATGCGGACTTTCCGATACTGGCGGCCAATATCTTAGACAAGAAGACGGGAGAACCGTATTTCGGAGACAACCAGATCTTTGAGTTTGGAGACAAAAAAGTAGGAGTATTTGGTCTGGATACGGCGGAAGCGCAGACAAAGGCAAGCCCTAAAAATGTTAAGGACATCACGATCCTGGACGGACAGGAATTATATGCCTGTGCCCAGGCACAGGTTGATGAACTGAAGGCACAGGGTTGTAATTACATTATCTGTGTCGGGCATCTCGGTATTGATGATGAGAGTGCAGGCAGACGTTCCACAGACCTGTCGGCGAATACGACAGGGATCGATCTGTTCATAGACGGACACAGTCATACAGAGATGGATGGCGGCATTACGATCAACGATACATTGATCACCAGCACGGGCAGCTATTTGGAAAACATCGGTGTCGTTGTGTATGACGGAGAGGAAGAGACGGCTTCTCTTGTGAGTGTCAAAGATTATCAGGGCGGTTATGATGCTGCCGTGGACTCTTTTGTCAAGGCACATCAGGAAATTGTCGAAACAGCGTATTCGGGTCTGTTTGCAACGACGGCGGTAGATCTGAACGGTGAGAAGGAGCCTGGAGTGCGTACACAGGAGACGAATCTTGGTGATTTTGCGGCCGATGCTTACCGCTATGCGGCGCAGCAATATTTTGGGAATGAGATTACCATTGACGGCGCCATCCAGAATGGCGGCGGTGTGCGTGCCAGTATTCCGGCAGGACCGATCAGTATGAACACCTTGTATACAGTATTTCCATTTGGAAATTCTGTCAGCGTGGTGAAAGTGACGGGAGCGCAGCTTCTGGAAGCGCTGGAAGCCTCCTGCTTCGCATGTCCGTCTGCTCTGGGAGGATTCCCGCAGGTTTCCGGCATTGAATTTACGATTGATACGACGGTGCCTTTTGTACAGGGCGCCCAATATCCGGATTCTACTTATTATGCACCGGCAGTGCCGGGCAGCCGTGTGACAATTCATAAGGTTGGCGACAGAGCATTCAGTCTCACAGACAGCTACTATATCGCAGTCAATAACTTTATGGCTGCCGGCGGGGACACTTATTATGTCTTTACGCAGGCCGAGGAAGTAATTGATACGGGTGTTATTGATGCGGAAGGGCTGATCTCCTATGTGGATTCTATGGATGGTCTGATCGGCGAGGCGTATGCGGTTCCCAAAGGGAACATTGTAATTAAATAG
- a CDS encoding MATE family efflux transporter translates to MKKDLTEGKVIKTMLLFAGPMIMGNMLQQLYNIADTLIVGRALGPDALAAVGSAYTLMTFLTSILIGLCMGSGAAFSYYFGKKAERRMKDCICIAFIWIGGMAVLLNTLVMVFMKQILWLLQIPEELLGMMEEYTGIVFWGICFVFLYNYFAYLLRAVGNSVVPLYFLGGTAALNVALDLLFVLGFHWGIGGAAIATVISQAVSGVGIGVYTWWREPALRIHREDVCFAKENIREIVHFSVSASVQQSVMNFGILMVQGLVNSFGPAVMAAFAAGVKIDTFAYMPAQEFGNAFSLFISQNYGAGKKDRVREGTKGAVKVSLLFCIAISFFVFLFAEQLMMIFVSPTDGEIIRIGAGYLRIEGIFYCGIGVLFLLYGYYRGMNRPGISLVLTVISLGTRVVLAYALAPIPQIGVLGIWIAIPIGWFLADMTGILYMRRRGSRQ, encoded by the coding sequence GTGAAGAAAGACCTGACAGAAGGTAAGGTTATTAAGACAATGCTGCTGTTTGCAGGGCCGATGATTATGGGCAATATGTTGCAGCAGCTTTATAATATTGCCGACACATTGATCGTAGGGCGTGCTCTGGGACCAGATGCGTTGGCGGCGGTGGGAAGCGCTTATACATTGATGACATTTCTGACTTCCATCCTGATTGGACTCTGCATGGGAAGTGGAGCGGCGTTTTCTTATTATTTTGGAAAGAAAGCGGAGCGCCGGATGAAAGACTGCATTTGTATCGCCTTCATCTGGATTGGCGGGATGGCTGTACTTTTAAATACACTTGTTATGGTATTTATGAAACAGATTTTGTGGCTGCTGCAGATACCGGAGGAGCTTTTGGGCATGATGGAAGAGTATACGGGTATCGTATTTTGGGGGATCTGTTTCGTGTTCCTGTATAATTATTTTGCGTATCTTCTGAGGGCTGTCGGCAATTCCGTTGTACCTTTATATTTTCTGGGAGGGACGGCGGCTCTGAATGTGGCGCTGGACTTGCTCTTTGTGCTTGGCTTTCACTGGGGGATCGGCGGGGCGGCCATTGCCACCGTGATCTCGCAGGCCGTGTCCGGCGTAGGGATTGGTGTGTATACGTGGTGGCGGGAGCCTGCTCTGCGCATACACAGAGAGGATGTCTGCTTTGCGAAAGAGAACATCAGGGAGATCGTCCATTTTTCTGTGTCGGCATCCGTTCAGCAGTCAGTGATGAATTTCGGTATTCTTATGGTGCAGGGGCTTGTCAACAGTTTCGGGCCGGCGGTGATGGCGGCTTTTGCGGCGGGGGTGAAGATTGACACCTTTGCCTATATGCCGGCACAGGAGTTTGGCAATGCCTTTTCTCTGTTTATCTCTCAAAATTATGGAGCGGGTAAAAAGGACAGAGTCAGAGAAGGGACAAAGGGCGCCGTTAAAGTTTCTCTGCTGTTTTGCATCGCCATTTCATTTTTTGTGTTTTTGTTTGCGGAACAGTTGATGATGATATTTGTGTCCCCGACAGACGGGGAGATTATCCGCATTGGTGCGGGATATTTGCGGATTGAAGGTATTTTTTACTGCGGGATCGGCGTATTGTTTTTATTATATGGTTACTATCGGGGAATGAACCGGCCGGGGATCTCGCTTGTGCTGACGGTCATCTCGCTGGGGACGAGAGTGGTGCTGGCCTATGCCCTGGCGCCAATTCCGCAGATCGGTGTGCTTGGTATCTGGATTGCGATTCCGATTGGCTGGTTTCTTGCTGATATGACAGGGATTTTGTATATGCGCAGAAGAGGGAGCAGGCAATGA
- a CDS encoding MATE family efflux transporter: MNEKEQEERVKYMTTAPVEKLVCKLAVPTIISMLVTSFYNMADTYFVGKLSTSATAAVGVVFSAMAFIQALGFFFGHGSGNYISRKMGAGEYEAASVMASTGFVCAFLCGILVAGVGFLFLEPLSYLLGATPTILPYTKDYLKVILLGAPFMTSSLVLNNQLRYQGSAAYAMVGIVTGAAINIALDPLLIFQFHMGVMGAAVATVASQIISFCLLWAGSRRGGNIVIHLCKFSADRYHIGEILRGGLPSLCRQGLASISVACLNQAAGVYGDAAIAGMSIVNRITMFANSALIGFGQGFQPVCGMNYGAGKVKRVRDAYFFCVKNAAVFLVLAAVPGFLGARWIVSLFRKEDLEVIEIGTLALRMQILTFPLGAWIVMCNMMLQAIGRSARASIVAAGRQGLFFLPLIVILPGLFGLTGVQMCQAVADVCALILSVFLGVGVLQEMKESSQ; encoded by the coding sequence ATGAACGAAAAGGAACAGGAAGAACGGGTAAAATACATGACGACGGCTCCTGTTGAGAAGTTGGTCTGCAAACTGGCCGTACCGACGATTATCAGTATGCTTGTCACGTCTTTCTATAATATGGCGGACACGTATTTTGTCGGGAAACTGAGCACGAGCGCCACGGCGGCGGTGGGCGTTGTGTTTTCGGCGATGGCATTTATTCAGGCGCTTGGATTTTTTTTCGGTCATGGGTCCGGGAATTACATCTCCAGGAAGATGGGAGCCGGAGAGTACGAAGCGGCGTCAGTCATGGCGTCCACGGGGTTTGTGTGTGCATTTCTGTGCGGAATCCTGGTAGCAGGGGTGGGATTTTTGTTTTTGGAACCGCTTTCTTATCTGCTTGGAGCGACGCCGACCATCCTGCCTTATACGAAAGATTATCTGAAAGTGATTCTGCTTGGCGCTCCGTTTATGACTTCCTCGCTGGTCCTGAACAATCAGCTCCGCTACCAGGGAAGCGCGGCTTATGCCATGGTCGGGATCGTGACAGGAGCGGCCATTAATATTGCCCTGGACCCGCTGCTGATCTTTCAGTTTCATATGGGCGTCATGGGGGCGGCGGTGGCCACTGTTGCCAGCCAGATCATCAGTTTTTGTCTTTTGTGGGCCGGCAGCCGCCGCGGCGGCAATATTGTGATCCATCTGTGCAAGTTCAGTGCCGATCGTTATCATATCGGAGAGATCCTGCGCGGCGGGCTGCCGTCACTGTGCAGGCAGGGGCTGGCCAGTATCTCTGTGGCCTGTCTCAATCAGGCGGCAGGGGTATATGGTGATGCGGCCATCGCAGGGATGTCCATTGTCAACCGGATCACGATGTTTGCCAATTCGGCGCTGATCGGTTTCGGACAGGGATTTCAGCCTGTCTGTGGGATGAATTACGGGGCAGGAAAGGTGAAGCGGGTACGGGACGCCTATTTTTTCTGTGTGAAAAATGCGGCTGTCTTCCTTGTCCTGGCTGCTGTGCCGGGGTTTCTGGGCGCGCGATGGATCGTCTCTCTGTTTCGGAAAGAGGACCTGGAAGTGATAGAGATCGGGACACTGGCGCTGAGGATGCAGATACTGACGTTTCCGCTGGGAGCATGGATCGTGATGTGCAATATGATGCTGCAGGCGATCGGCAGATCTGCCAGGGCCTCTATTGTGGCCGCCGGGCGGCAGGGGCTTTTTTTCCTGCCGCTGATTGTTATTCTGCCGGGCCTGTTCGGGCTGACGGGAGTGCAGATGTGTCAGGCGGTCGCCGACGTCTGCGCCCTGATCTTGTCAGTCTTTCTCGGAGTCGGCGTGCTGCAGGAGATGAAGGAATCATCACAATAA
- a CDS encoding mechanosensitive ion channel family protein, whose product MDSILKIAVFIASGLALSQLVNLVFRFVSKGKKLVHLIFFRSILDVLIYVVTIYILAQQFEVTKELSTHLLQSGSLIIAIATFAAQQALSNVISGFSLSFSKPYDVEDKIKVVSGGSVIAEGHVKNITLRHTVISQFNGESCIVPNSVMDAAVITNTNFTDNIGNFMEVVISYDADLHKAMKIMQTICIEHELTLNTVENKVFVKGYAADGVILKTTVWTKNLDDSFQACSDIRIRIVEQFREHGIEIPYQTVTVRCEAQPEGVPVSDAE is encoded by the coding sequence ATGGACAGTATATTAAAAATCGCGGTATTTATCGCCTCAGGACTGGCGCTCAGCCAGCTCGTAAACCTTGTATTCCGTTTTGTGTCAAAAGGAAAGAAACTTGTCCATCTGATCTTTTTCAGAAGCATCCTGGATGTGCTGATCTATGTTGTGACAATTTATATTCTCGCACAGCAGTTTGAGGTGACAAAGGAGCTGAGCACCCATCTGTTGCAAAGTGGTTCGCTTATCATTGCGATCGCCACTTTTGCCGCACAGCAGGCGTTGTCGAATGTGATCAGCGGGTTTTCACTGTCATTCTCCAAGCCTTATGACGTGGAAGATAAGATAAAGGTCGTCTCCGGCGGCAGTGTGATTGCCGAAGGGCATGTAAAGAACATCACGCTGCGGCATACGGTCATCAGCCAGTTTAACGGGGAGAGCTGTATTGTCCCCAATTCTGTCATGGACGCTGCGGTCATCACGAACACGAATTTTACGGATAATATCGGTAATTTCATGGAAGTTGTGATCTCTTATGATGCGGATCTGCACAAGGCAATGAAAATCATGCAGACGATTTGCATAGAGCATGAACTGACACTGAACACTGTGGAGAATAAAGTGTTTGTCAAAGGATATGCAGCCGATGGCGTGATTTTAAAGACGACTGTCTGGACGAAAAATCTTGATGACAGCTTTCAGGCGTGCAGTGACATCCGCATTCGTATCGTTGAACAATTCCGGGAACATGGGATCGAGATTCCTTATCAGACGGTCACAGTGCGTTGTGAGGCGCAGCCGGAAGGCGTACCCGTATCAGATGCGGAGTAA
- a CDS encoding SDR family NAD(P)-dependent oxidoreductase — protein MNRQPKTALITGASRGIGCACAKAFAAAGYDLYLTCLHTHERLLSLKEELESSLSVKCHTFVCDAGDYPSVTELFSHIEQLDVLVNNAGISYLGLIQDMSVSDWNKILSINLSSCFYTVKCAVPLMLRAGQGRIINVSSVWGSAGASTEAAYSAAKGGVNALTKALAKELAPSNIQVNAAAFGLIDTDMNRGFTVQELNTLQEEVPAGRMGSCEEAASLILQLAQAPAYLTGQIVTMDGGWL, from the coding sequence ATGAATCGTCAACCAAAAACCGCGCTGATCACCGGCGCATCCCGCGGAATCGGCTGTGCCTGCGCCAAAGCCTTTGCCGCAGCGGGGTATGATCTGTATCTGACCTGCCTGCATACACACGAGAGGCTGTTGTCCCTGAAAGAAGAATTGGAGTCTTCTCTCTCCGTCAAATGCCATACCTTTGTCTGCGATGCCGGCGACTATCCATCCGTCACCGAGCTGTTCTCCCACATAGAACAGCTCGACGTCCTCGTCAACAATGCGGGCATCTCCTACCTTGGCCTGATCCAGGACATGTCCGTCTCTGACTGGAACAAGATCCTCTCCATCAATCTCAGCTCCTGCTTTTACACGGTCAAATGTGCCGTCCCGCTGATGCTGAGAGCAGGGCAGGGCCGCATCATCAACGTATCTTCCGTATGGGGCAGCGCAGGCGCCTCCACAGAGGCCGCCTATTCCGCAGCCAAGGGCGGCGTCAATGCCCTGACCAAAGCGCTGGCCAAAGAACTGGCGCCCAGCAATATCCAGGTGAACGCCGCCGCTTTCGGACTGATCGACACCGATATGAACCGCGGATTCACAGTGCAAGAGCTGAATACCTTGCAGGAAGAAGTCCCGGCCGGGCGCATGGGAAGCTGTGAGGAAGCCGCCTCCCTGATCCTTCAGCTCGCGCAGGCACCTGCCTATCTGACAGGACAGATTGTCACCATGGACGGCGGCTGGCTCTGA
- the trxB gene encoding thioredoxin-disulfide reductase, translated as MVDVVIIGSGPAGLTAAIYARRAGMSVIVIEKAAMSGGQIINTYEVDNYPGLQGVNGFDLGIKFREHAEAMEAEFVTDEVSQIRLNGEVREVVTENGVYEAKAVIIAAGATHARLGVDGENALVGKGVSYCATCDGAFFRNRVTAVVGGGDVAAEDAIYLSSFCKKVYVIHRRDELRAAKILQQRLFSVENIEMVWDSTIVKITGTDQVEGICVANQKTGEEQMLSVDGVFIAVGIRPQSATFASLVETDDNGYLAAGEDCRTNIDGIFAAGDIRTKKLRQVVTAAADGANAVASVQEYFLEKNLYS; from the coding sequence ATGGTAGATGTAGTGATTATCGGTTCGGGACCGGCGGGACTGACTGCGGCGATTTATGCCAGACGTGCGGGGATGTCGGTGATCGTTATTGAAAAAGCAGCGATGAGCGGGGGACAGATTATCAACACGTACGAAGTGGATAATTACCCGGGACTGCAGGGGGTCAACGGATTTGATCTGGGGATCAAGTTCAGAGAACATGCGGAAGCGATGGAGGCGGAGTTTGTGACAGATGAAGTCTCTCAGATCCGGTTAAACGGAGAGGTGCGGGAAGTGGTGACGGAGAATGGTGTCTATGAGGCCAAGGCAGTCATCATTGCAGCAGGCGCGACGCATGCCAGACTGGGAGTGGACGGTGAGAACGCGCTGGTTGGGAAAGGCGTCTCATATTGTGCGACCTGTGACGGTGCATTTTTCAGGAACAGAGTGACGGCAGTCGTGGGCGGCGGTGATGTGGCGGCTGAGGATGCCATATATTTGTCATCATTTTGTAAAAAAGTATATGTGATTCACAGGAGAGATGAACTACGGGCGGCGAAGATTCTCCAGCAAAGGCTGTTCTCTGTGGAAAATATAGAGATGGTCTGGGACAGCACGATCGTAAAGATCACAGGCACGGATCAGGTGGAAGGGATCTGTGTTGCCAATCAAAAGACAGGGGAAGAACAGATGCTTTCCGTGGACGGCGTTTTCATTGCCGTGGGGATACGGCCGCAGTCGGCAACATTTGCCTCTCTCGTGGAGACGGATGACAATGGTTATCTGGCGGCGGGGGAGGACTGCCGCACGAATATTGATGGTATCTTTGCGGCGGGAGACATCAGGACGAAGAAGCTGCGGCAGGTGGTGACAGCGGCAGCGGACGGCGCCAACGCGGTTGCCAGCGTACAGGAATATTTTCTGGAGAAAAATCTTTATTCATGA
- a CDS encoding C40 family peptidase, which translates to MKHNNMKFAAYALVGVIAVGSISVSVDATGVSSLLPAAGLTLTMEEGSAQEEVRASTKSKTDNKEREKEKENKEKKEEKEENSTKSLKRDIGVKDSDEEIKPVETAAVSVDKQQNKEEQEDDQEHDREEEKAEEEKEFSKLVIAKVNDYVNVRSVPSEDGEIVGKLYDKSVGNFIFENNGWYKITSGNVTGYVKAEYCVTGEEAVALAKEVGTRVATVTTTTLKVRESEGMDAPVLGLVPIDEELSVIEELDGWVKVDIEEGYGFVSSEYVSLRTDFVKAESKEEEEARLRKEEEAKQAAKEAARKAEEKVAKDRAAKEAAAAQKNNNGGSQEQQAAKPAPAPASGGSGLGNAVVDYAMQFVGNPYVYGGTSLTNGADCSGFVMSVYKNFGVSLPHSSSADRSQGYDVGGLENAQPGDLVCYSGHVGIYAGNGQIVHASTSKTGIIVSNANYRNVLAVRRIF; encoded by the coding sequence ATGAAACATAATAATATGAAATTTGCTGCATATGCTTTGGTTGGTGTGATCGCTGTCGGCAGTATCTCAGTAAGCGTGGACGCTACCGGAGTTTCTTCTCTTCTCCCGGCCGCAGGGCTTACCCTGACGATGGAAGAGGGAAGTGCCCAGGAGGAAGTGAGAGCGTCTACCAAGAGCAAGACAGATAATAAAGAAAGAGAGAAAGAGAAGGAGAATAAAGAAAAGAAGGAAGAAAAAGAGGAAAACTCCACCAAATCTTTGAAACGGGATATAGGCGTAAAAGACAGTGATGAAGAGATCAAACCTGTGGAAACTGCTGCTGTTTCCGTAGATAAACAGCAGAATAAGGAGGAGCAGGAAGACGATCAGGAGCATGACAGGGAAGAGGAAAAAGCAGAAGAAGAGAAAGAGTTTTCCAAACTTGTGATTGCGAAAGTAAACGATTATGTAAATGTAAGAAGCGTACCGAGTGAAGACGGAGAGATCGTGGGCAAGCTCTATGACAAGTCCGTGGGAAACTTTATTTTTGAAAACAACGGCTGGTATAAGATCACTTCTGGAAATGTGACAGGTTATGTCAAAGCCGAGTACTGTGTGACCGGTGAGGAGGCGGTAGCGCTTGCCAAAGAAGTGGGAACAAGAGTGGCAACGGTTACGACGACCACGCTGAAAGTAAGAGAATCCGAAGGTATGGACGCACCGGTTCTCGGACTTGTCCCGATCGACGAGGAACTGTCCGTAATCGAAGAGCTGGACGGATGGGTAAAGGTAGATATTGAAGAAGGATACGGATTTGTATCTTCCGAATATGTATCACTTCGTACCGACTTCGTGAAAGCAGAGTCGAAAGAAGAAGAGGAAGCAAGATTACGGAAGGAAGAGGAAGCGAAGCAGGCGGCCAAAGAGGCGGCAAGGAAAGCCGAGGAAAAGGTGGCCAAAGACAGAGCAGCAAAGGAAGCGGCTGCGGCACAGAAGAACAATAACGGCGGCTCTCAGGAACAGCAGGCGGCAAAACCGGCACCGGCTCCTGCAAGCGGTGGAAGCGGACTTGGAAATGCAGTCGTTGATTATGCAATGCAGTTTGTCGGCAACCCTTATGTGTATGGAGGCACCAGCCTGACGAACGGAGCTGACTGTTCAGGATTTGTTATGAGCGTATACAAGAACTTTGGGGTCTCTCTCCCTCATTCTTCATCTGCTGACAGAAGTCAGGGTTATGATGTGGGAGGCCTTGAAAATGCACAGCCAGGCGACCTCGTATGCTATTCAGGCCATGTCGGCATCTATGCGGGCAACGGACAGATCGTTCATGCAAGTACGAGCAAGACAGGAATCATCGTCTCTAACGCAAATTATCGTAACGTGCTTGCGGTAAGAAGAATTTTCTAA